Genomic DNA from Clostridium sp. BJN0013:
ATAGGTGTCATATGTTGTTGATATAGCAGCATGACCAAGCCACTGACTTACAACACTGATACTGACACCTGATTTCAATGCTCTGCTGGCAAAGGTATGTCTAAGTTGATGAATAGTTAAAGGCTTATCAATATCTGCTTTTTCAAGCACCCTTGAGTTGACTTTTTTTCGGAATTACGACATTGACCATTGGATTTCTTGCAATATCGCTCCAATATAGTCACTTAGCATAATCTTTTTATTTTCTATCACACCACAAGCAACAGTTTTCTTAAACACCTTTAATTTTCGCTTTACCTCTGCTCCTGTTTTTCCATATTCATAATGTGGTTTCATCATGTTTTCATCTTTATATTTTGCTATCCATCTCCCATCTTTTCGTTTGTAAATACTACCTTCACCATAATCTCTATATTTTCTGTTTTTCTGCTCAACTGTAACCATTAATCTCATTCACTTTCCACAAAATCAAGATACACAGAATCAAATTCGTAATAGCAGTTAATGCTTCTCAGTTAACTTCAACCATTCTTAATTCATCTTCTAGAGGAACAGCGCCTATTTCACCAAATATACCATAGTCTACGCAATTGGCTAAAAAAATAATATTAGGATTTTCTTCTTTAACAATTGCTTCATATTTTTCATATGACTTTTTATCAGACAAATCCATATGAATAATTTCGGATGCAATTGGTAATTATTTTTGAAGATCCTCCAACAATTTTTTATCCTTATCAATCAACCAAATTTCATCTATATCTATTTTGTTCAGTTCTCTTACAATTTTCCTACCAATTCCTAAAGCAGAATCGGTAATAACAGCTATATTTTTCATTAAATTGTACCTTCCTGTACTCTATCCAAAATAAAAAAATATGATTTATCCGTTTTAATTCCTTTAATGTCCATAATTCCCATGAGCGTATTATCATCCACCTTCCTGAAAATATCAATAATCCCTTTTGTATCATAAACCATAGCTGAAGTCACTTTGCCTCTATAATTTACTTCTCTTAATCTTGCCGAGCTTTTATTAGTAGAAAGAATCGGAACAACTACTTTCATAGCTAAGTTCACAATCCTATGAGGAATTTTATCGAATGGCAATGTGATTGGAATTAAAGTAGGATTACCCGCATATAATTTTCCGTTTTGTTTTTCAAAAATTAACGGATAAACTTCTTCGGAATTGACGAATCTTTTTCCATACCAGCCAGCTGCTTTCAGAAGTCCTTCGAACGGATGTCCAGTCTTCATTTCCGAACCCTTCCATAATCCCCACATTTCATCTGGAATAACAGGTTCTAAACTATCATAAAATGCAAAAGCATCTTCTTGAGAAATAGTTTCCTTAAGAATTTGATTAACTTTTTCACGATTATCCATCGGATCATTTCCTCCTTTAAGAATGAAAGTAAAAAAATTCTAAGTTTTTTCATTAACCTTTAAAACAACTAACATAACAATTATAATTAAAATTTAGCTATAAAATTTTATATTTTTATTATAGCCTTTAGGCCATTTAAATCAATGACCAGTTTTTTAATAATGTAGCTTATTATGCAAACGGGTTATACCTTGTATAATATCAAAGTTTTTAGATATTATTGTTAAATCTGTACCTACCATAAATACACTACATATTATGCCGCTCAAACGACCTGTTTGTGGGCATTTCCAGAGTTTATATTTCTTTGATAAGACAGTCCTGTATTTGAGTATGGTTTACCTGCCAACCGGAACTGTGTTTTTATCTTTTCTTTTATTCTATCAGGATCATAAGGTAATAGGTATTATTACCTTATCAGATATTCTTAAACAAAATATCAAAGAAGCAATAACAGAGCTTCACTCTGCTGGTATACACCGCACCGTTCTTTTAACAGGAGATAATAAAAATGCTGCAGAATACATTGCCACAAAATCAGGTATTACAGAAATAAATGCCTCTCTACTTCCCGAGGATAAAGTTCGTATTATATCAGAAATAGAAAATGAAGGTGATTACATATGTATGATTGGTGATGGAATCAATGATGCAGCTGCACTAAAAACAGCTTATGTAAAACGGTTGTCAAATGCTACCATATACAATATCAAAGTCAATATTTCAATATCTATGGTAATTAATGTACTAGCAATTATATTATCCTTGTTAGGAGTGTTAAATCCTACTACGGGAGCACTAGTACATAATGCCGGTTCCGTACTGGTAGTAATGAATGCCGCAAGATTATATGATAGAAGCACGAGTGTTGATTATCCAAAATACGTAAATAAAAAGGTATGAAAATGAGGTCATCCTATGGTAATATTAATTTGCTGAGAAAAAATACTACTGTTTAGGAGAGTGACCTCATGAGAAATAATACCACTATATTTGATATATTTCAAACACTTTTAAAAAAAGAAGAAGTAATTACAGTATGTGCGGTTTTAGGCTATAAGGATACATCAAGAAAATTCACAGTATATGATTTGTTTCAATTTTTTATAGCGACAGCAACTAATGAATACAAAAGTTTTAGAGCTGGTTCAGATTTTATGAATGAAGCTGGATTAAGAGCAGTTGATTATTCCACAATTTCGAAGAAAGCAGCAAATGTAGATTATAAAATAGCTAAGAAATTATTTGAGATTCTTATAACTAAATGCAATCGTTCAACTCGAAGAATACTTAAATTACCAAAAGATTTATTAGCAGTAGATTCCACTACTATAACTGTTGGTGAAGGCAGATTGAAATGGGCAAAGTTCAAAGGTAATAAGTCAGGAATAAAGCTGCATGTGGCTCTTAATGTAAATACTTTAATGCCTCAAAAAGTCATTGAAACTACTGCAAACAAACATGATGGTCCAATAGGTGAAAAACTTATTAATACAGATTGTATCTTGGTAGAAGATAGAGCTTATGGGAAACATAAGAGATATGATATGTTTAAATCTATAAAACAAGCATTTGTCATAAGAATCAAAGACAATATAACTCTAAGTTATCCAAAAAACATAAAAAGTTTAAGAACTGAAAATTCTAATATAATCAAGGATGTTACTTGTTATCTTGGAGAAGGCTCTTCTAAAACTGAAAATAGATTTAGAGTTGTTCAATTTAGTGACTTCTATGGAAAATCCATAAGGGTATGTACTAACTTAATGGCCATTACACCTGAAAAAATTGCAGATATCTATAAAGAAAGATGGAAAGTTGAAAGCTTTTTTAGATTTATAAAGCAAAATTTGAATGTTAAAAGATTGTTTGGAACAAGTGAAAATGCAGTTTACAATCAACTTTTTATAGCTTTAATTGCGTATGTATTACTTCATTTTTCTTATGTTAATGTGTCTCAAAATTTGAAATTTGTTAAGTTATCATTTTGTGAGTTTGTTAGAAAACTTCTTAATTCTACACTTCAAGACGAAGTTCAAGTATGCATTGACTTATTATTTAAAAATATCAATAATTATCAAATTTGTTTATGGTGAAAAATGGTTAATCAACATGTGTGTGATAGAAGGATATAATAATTTCTTTTGACTCATAATCACCATCAAGTAATTCTTAAGTTCAGCTAGAATTCTCTCATAAGGAATGCTTTTCTGAATCTTAGAGGAATTTACCTATAGACGTAATAGTGCTTATCTTCTACTTTGAAGAAACTGGAAGTATTAGATAATTGCAATTTGGGGATAAATCAAATTAGTTGACTGAACAACTAATTTTTGATATAATCTCTTATAAATTGCAAATTAAAAATAGAATTACCCCTCATTTACCTGAAAGGCAATGCTATTAATCGCAATTAAATTCAAGAAAGGTAAATAAAAAAATGCTACAATTTATTACTGGGAAAAAAAGCCAATGAAACAAAAACATCGCAAGGAACATTATAAATGGATTGCTCTTTCCAATACAACGCTTGGTGTACTTATGGCTTCGTTAAATAACAATATAATTCTAATTTCACTTCCTGTAATTTTTCGAGGAATGAATGTAGATCCATTATCAGCAAATGGTGCTTCATATATGTTGTGGATGCTCATGGGATTTACTGTGGTAACCGCTACACTACTGGTTTCCTTTGGTAGGATTTCGGATATCTATGGTCGTGTACGTCTGTACAATTTAGGCTTTGCAGTCTTCACAGTAGCTTCCATTTTACTATATTTGACTCCTGAGAACGGATCAAACGGCATCATTCTAATGATTTTGTTCAGACTTCTACAAGGAGTGGGAGCAGGATTTTTGTTCTCCAACAGCACTGCTATTCTTACTGATGCTTTTTCTTCCAAAGAACGTGGAATGGCTATGGGACTTAATCAAATTGCCGGTATTGGAGGATCATTGCTTGGCCTGGTTATCGGAGGAGTTCTTGCTGAAATTGATTGGCGCCTTGTTTTTCTTGTGAGTGTACCTGTTGGATTATTTGGAACCATATGGGCGTATATCAAACTCAAAGAACAGTCTGTACCGGATAGAACTCAAAAGATTGACTGGTTAGGAAATAGTACGTTCGCTGTTGGGCTAACTCTACTGCTATTGGCACTAACTTATGGAATTATGCCATATGGTTCATCCAAAATGGGCTGGGGCAATCCATTTGTGATTTTGGGAATAAGTTTGGGTTTATTACTGCTTATTGCATTTGTCTTTATCGAACGAAAAGTCAAGATGCCCATGTTCCATCTAGAATTATTCAAAAATCGTGCATTTGCCTTTGGTAATTTAAGTCTGTTTATATCATCCATCGCACGAGGTGGTTTACAATTCATGTTAATTATTTGGTTACAGGGAATATGGCTTCCACTACATGGCTACAGTTTTGAATCTACCCCATTGTGGGCTGGTATTTATATGTTACCCATGATGATTGGTTTCTTTGTAATGGGACCATTATGTGGAAAACTATCAGATCAACATGGTGCTCGATTTTTTGCCACAGGCGGGATGTTGTTTTCAGTACTTGGTTTTATCCTTTTGACGCTTTTACCAGCTAATTTTGGATACAACATTTTTATTGTGATCTTATTAATCTTGGGCTGCGGAATGGGCATGTTTGCCGCCCCAAATACAACTGCAATCATGAATTCTGTTCCTGCTTCTCAACGGGGAGCTACCTCCGGAATGAGGTCAACCTTTCAAAATACTGGAATGGCTTTAAGTATGACGCTTTATTTTGCAATTATTATTCTTGGACTTGCACATAACTTGCCCTCTATCCTATATAATGGATTGACTAATGTTGGCATTTCATCAGCAATGGCACAGCAGATTTCAAACATGCCTCCTACATCAGCTTTGTTTGCAGCATTTCTAGGATATAACCCAATGGGATCACTCATTGATCAACAAACTCTTTCTACTATTCCACAAGCTACTAAAACAATTATTTTGGGTAATCATTTTTTTCCATTAACTATAGCACCAGCAGTAATGTCGAGTCTACGTCTTGCATTTTATATTTCAGCTGTTATGTCTGCCATCGCTGCAGTTGCATCCTATATGCGAGGAAAACAGTATGTATATGACGAACCATAATATCTGTAGTAAGAGAGGAGAATTAAAATGGCATGTAACCAAAATTCTTTGAACATTTGGATATCTATTCTATATCGTTACCGTAAAAACTATATGAACAAAAGATTGGAGGCATATGGGAGAGCAAGTAGTTTTTCTCTACTAATTTTATCAATCTACAAAAATGATGGAATCAATCAGGAACAAATCTCAGCTTTACTAAAAGTAGATAAGGGTTCTATTGCAAGAGCAATAAAAAAATTAGAACAAGAAAATTATGTGAGGCGTGAGGATGATGTAACTGATAAAAGAGCCAATAAGGTCTATTTAACTCCAAAAGCATTGGCTCTCGTTCCTGAGATCCAATCTGCAATTGTAGATTGGAATAAACAAATCATGGCAGGTATTCCAGTGGAATCACAGAAAATTTTCTTAAATTGTATAGAACAAATGTCAAAAAACGCATGTAATACATGCCTTTAAAGTAAATTTACGTTAATTTTAAACATCAAGAACAGAAGGCAGACCTCCAGGTCTGCCTTCTTCATTTATGAAGACAATAGTATTTACTAAACTAAAAGTTGAGGGTAGGTAGATTATCTTACTTATGTAACACAAACAATCTACAATTGCTGAAGATGGCACATCAACACAATTTTTCATATATTCAAAATATTTTTGCTCAATGCTGCTTTTGATTTTTCATTCTTTAAGGTTTCAATGGCTGCATCTTTATTATCATTTAGAATTTATTCAATTTAAAAACAGCAAGCCTGATCGTTAAAATTTCAAATAATGGGAATAGAAGCAAACAGTTTACCTCTGAAGGAGTGTTTTTTCATTTCACAATTAAAACTCTTTTCATAAACAAGTTTCAGACCATCACAAAGTTTTTCAACTTCTTTTCCTGACTTCACACTCCATTTAAATGTTGCATCTGTATTTTTGACTGGCTCATAAATTTATCATATTGGGAAGTGTCCAAATTCAACTTTTCTATGATCTCCACAACCTTTAAATCATGTATCCTTGCATTGAATTGTTTGGTTTCGCTTCCCTTAATGGCGAGGGGTATTAACAGAGTTTCCTGCACACCGTTTAACGAAATCATTTTTTTCCTCCTTATATAAAATTAATTTAGTTAGAGTAAGCAAGGAATATAAAAATTTTCCACATTTATCAACAGCTCTATCAAATTTATTTTGGGGATTGAAAAAACAGAGAAAAGGGAGTATCATTAAGTTAGTTGAGACTAACTTAATGATACTCCTTAAAGCTTTCAAGCGTTGTACGCTTTCAGAGTTTAGAAATGAAACTATATTTTTTAGAAAAGAGAGGTTGCCCATGAAACAGAAAACTGCAATAGCCAAAAAACCGAAAACTGGAATGGCAAGGCTAATGGAACTTGCGACCACAAAAAAACCGCTTATGATCACTTCGGTGATTTTATCCGCACTGGCCTCTATTGCTTCTTTTATTCCGTATATTGCTATTTACTATATCGTTTTGGAGATCATGGGAATATATCCCGAATTCTCAGCCCTCGATGTAGAAAGGACAATTGGATTCGGCTGGATTGCTTTTGGAGGTATTATTTTGAATATCCTATTGTACTTTTTAGCTCTGATGTGTTCACATCTTGCAGCCTTCGGTACACTGTACGAATTGAAGGTAAATTTTGCATCACATCTTGCCAAAGTACCACTGGGCTTTCACGTTTTAGTCGGCAGCGGTAAACTACGCAAGATTATGGATGAGAACATTGAAAAGATCGAAGGATTTATCGCCCATCAACTTCCCGATATGGTAGCATCTTTTGTTGCACCGCTTGTCATGTTCGTCATTTTACTTGTTGTGGACTGGCGCTTTGGTCTCGCAGCAATCGTAGGCATTGTCATTGCCTTTGTTATTCAAATGATTGCCTATGGAAATGATGGAGCAAAGACCATGATGAAAAAATATCAAACCTCACTAGAAGATATGAACAATGCATCTGTAGAATATATAAGAGGCATTACCGTAGTCAAAGCCTTCAAACAAACCGTATATTCCTTTCGCAGGATGCACAAAGCAATAAAGGAATATACTAATATGGTGATTCCCTATACATTAAGTTGGGAAAATTATATGTCAGCCTTTATCACAATTGTAAATAACATTTATTTATTTTTAATACCAGTAGGTATTCTAATTGGACTCAATACAACAGATTATGTTCCATTTGCCAGCAAATTTATTTTTTATTTGATCTTTGTACCCTCCATCGCAACCATTATGACGAAAATTATGTATGTTTCTACCAGCGGGCATCCAAATCATCGGTGGAGTGGAACGAATGGATGAAATTCTGCACACTGAATCACTGTCTCAACCCAAAAATCCAAGAACAACTGAAAAGCATGAAATTATTTTTGAAAATGTGTCTTTTTCTTATGCAGAACAAGAAGTTGACGCCCTGTCCCGCGTTTCATTCAGCGCGGAGGAAAATCAAATTACAGCTATTGTGGGCCCTTCCGGGGGAGGAAAAAGTACCATCGCCCATCTGATTCCACGTTTTTTTGATGTAACGGAAGGAAGCATCCGAATTGGCGGGGTGGATATTCGCCATATGAATACAAATTATTTGATGGA
This window encodes:
- a CDS encoding IS4 family transposase, translating into MRNNTTIFDIFQTLLKKEEVITVCAVLGYKDTSRKFTVYDLFQFFIATATNEYKSFRAGSDFMNEAGLRAVDYSTISKKAANVDYKIAKKLFEILITKCNRSTRRILKLPKDLLAVDSTTITVGEGRLKWAKFKGNKSGIKLHVALNVNTLMPQKVIETTANKHDGPIGEKLINTDCILVEDRAYGKHKRYDMFKSIKQAFVIRIKDNITLSYPKNIKSLRTENSNIIKDVTCYLGEGSSKTENRFRVVQFSDFYGKSIRVCTNLMAITPEKIADIYKERWKVESFFRFIKQNLNVKRLFGTSENAVYNQLFIALIAYVLLHFSYVNVSQNLKFVKLSFCEFVRKLLNSTLQDEVQVCIDLLFKNINNYQICLW
- a CDS encoding MFS transporter; the protein is MKQKHRKEHYKWIALSNTTLGVLMASLNNNIILISLPVIFRGMNVDPLSANGASYMLWMLMGFTVVTATLLVSFGRISDIYGRVRLYNLGFAVFTVASILLYLTPENGSNGIILMILFRLLQGVGAGFLFSNSTAILTDAFSSKERGMAMGLNQIAGIGGSLLGLVIGGVLAEIDWRLVFLVSVPVGLFGTIWAYIKLKEQSVPDRTQKIDWLGNSTFAVGLTLLLLALTYGIMPYGSSKMGWGNPFVILGISLGLLLLIAFVFIERKVKMPMFHLELFKNRAFAFGNLSLFISSIARGGLQFMLIIWLQGIWLPLHGYSFESTPLWAGIYMLPMMIGFFVMGPLCGKLSDQHGARFFATGGMLFSVLGFILLTLLPANFGYNIFIVILLILGCGMGMFAAPNTTAIMNSVPASQRGATSGMRSTFQNTGMALSMTLYFAIIILGLAHNLPSILYNGLTNVGISSAMAQQISNMPPTSALFAAFLGYNPMGSLIDQQTLSTIPQATKTIILGNHFFPLTIAPAVMSSLRLAFYISAVMSAIAAVASYMRGKQYVYDEP
- a CDS encoding MarR family winged helix-turn-helix transcriptional regulator, with protein sequence MACNQNSLNIWISILYRYRKNYMNKRLEAYGRASSFSLLILSIYKNDGINQEQISALLKVDKGSIARAIKKLEQENYVRREDDVTDKRANKVYLTPKALALVPEIQSAIVDWNKQIMAGIPVESQKIFLNCIEQMSKNACNTCL
- a CDS encoding HAD-IC family P-type ATPase, with amino-acid sequence MVYLPTGTVFLSFLLFYQDHKVIGIITLSDILKQNIKEAITELHSAGIHRTVLLTGDNKNAAEYIATKSGITEINASLLPEDKVRIISEIENEGDYICMIGDGINDAAALKTAYVKRLSNATIYNIKVNISISMVINVLAIILSLLGVLNPTTGALVHNAGSVLVVMNAARLYDRSTSVDYPKYVNKKV
- a CDS encoding DUF4334 domain-containing protein; protein product: MDNREKVNQILKETISQEDAFAFYDSLEPVIPDEMWGLWKGSEMKTGHPFEGLLKAAGWYGKRFVNSEEVYPLIFEKQNGKLYAGNPTLIPITLPFDKIPHRIVNLAMKVVVPILSTNKSSARLREVNYRGKVTSAMVYDTKGIIDIFRKVDDNTLMGIMDIKGIKTDKSYFFILDRVQEGTI
- a CDS encoding tyrosine-type recombinase/integrase, yielding MLEKADIDKPLTIHQLRHTFASRALKSGVSISVVSQWLGHAAISTTYDTYIHVFKKEKEEALELLEAI